CATGACAACCGGCAGCACCAGGCGTTTGGGCGCCCGCGGCGTGGGCGTCGGCGTGCGCGTGGCCATCGGCGACAGACCGAAGGATATCGGTATCGTCCAGCCCGCCAGCACCTGGACGTCCCACGATGGTTCGGTGGTCGCGTAATAACCGGCCGGAATCACCACCGACACGCGATACCACCCCGGCGTCAGGTCGGGGAAGTCGTAGGTCCCGAGGCCGTTGCTATAAGTGGTACGCAGCACGTGATCCGCCAAATCCGACAGGCGCACCTGGATGCCGCTCAGCGGTGGCTCGCCTGGCGTCTGCACGCCGTCGGGAGTAACGTCATCCCACACCGTGCCGTAGATGCGCCCCGTGCTCGGCGTCGCCGTGGGGGTGTTGGTCGCCGTGGGCGTGTTGGTCGCCGTGGGCGTGTTGGTGGGCGTAGGCGTATTCGTCGGCGTGAGCGTTGGCGTGGGCGTGAACGTGGGTGTGGGCGTATTCGTCGGCGTGAACGTCGGCGTCGGCGTGGATGTGGGCGTGGGCGTCGGTGGGCACGGCTGCCAGTTGATGCGCAGCAACGGCCGCGGGCTTACCGACTGCGAATACTCCGACGACCAGAACCGCCGCTCCACGGTCTGGTTGCCTGTGCCGATGATCAGCACGCCGTAATTCTCGCCCGGATTGTCCGCCCACTGCTGGACCAGGTTGGTGATGTCAAACGAGTACTTGGCGTTCGTGTTGGCAATCACGACCGAGGCGACGGACGTGAAATCTCGGTCGCTGGCTGAGTCCGCGCCAGGCACGCCCCACGGATCGCCCAGCGCCGCCTGGTTCCACGTTGCCTCATCCTCCACCCAGGGCCGCCTCATTCGGTACAGGGACACCGTCATGGCGCGTGTGGCATCGCTGGTATAGTAATTCGTTGTCAGTTCCAGCGTGGCGGAGGTGATGATGGCGCACTGTGGCAAGCGGCCGGTCAGGTCAAAGGACAGCAGCGCGCGCATGCGGGGGTTGCCCGTCTTGAGTTTCAATTCAGAGCGTTGGAACTCGGTGTTGTAGTTGGTGTTGGCGTCATCCTCGCGCATGTACACGTCGCGCGTGCCGTCGTAGCCGTCCAGCCCTTCCTGCAGCACGATGGTGGACGGCGGGACGGTCGCCGACGGGGAGGGCCCCGGCGTGGGCGACGGGCCGGCGGGCGTAGCCGTAGGCGTAGAGGTGGGCGCGCCGTACACGTACCAGATGTCCAGGTAGGGACGGTAGTTGACATTGGGTTCTTCCGACGTGTAGATCCGAACGTCGGCCGTCGGGCCGCTTCCCACCAGCAACACGCCGTGGTTCGGGATGCCGCTCACCCAGCCCTGCACGAGCGCCGTGATGTCCATCTCGTAGCGCACGTTGTCCGTGTCGCCGATGGTCACAGAACCGGAGGGCGCGCCTTCCACGTCGGATGGCACGCCCGCGGCCCCTGGAATCTCCCAGAACCCATCGCCCGCGGACGTGGCGCGGTTCCAGGTAACCTGATCCTCAATCCAGTCGCGGTTCAGGCGGTAGGCAGACAAGGTGAAATTCCCGGGCACGCCGTACCGTGTGAGGTAGAACAACCCCAGGCGGGCCTTCACCACGGTGATGCCCGAAGGCAGCCCCGACAGGTCAAACTTGATGAGGCCCTTCTTGCTGGGCAGGCCCGGCTTGATCTTGAAGTGGCGGTTGGGGTCCGGGCCGAAGTTGGCATCCGGATCGTCCTCCACAATGTACGAATCCCACACCAGCGGGAACCCCGAGGCGGAACGCTGCAAGCGCACCTTGACGGGCGGCGGCGTGGGCGTGGGCGTGCCGAAGGGCGTCGGCGTCCGCGTGGGCGTGTTGCTGGCCGTGGGCGTCGCCGTTCGCGTGTTGGTGGCCGTGGGCGTATTCGTCGGCGTATTCGTGGGCGTGGCCGTTGGCGGCGTGCCGGTAACCGTCGGGGTCGGCGTGGGTTCCTGAATGGTCAGGTTCAGGTTGACGTTCCCGCCCGTCTGCCATACGCCCGTCTGGTCGGCCCAGACATCGCCCACCTTGAACGAGACGATGTCGCCCGCGACGCCGCCCTCCTTGATTCCGGGCGTATCGGGGTCGTCGCCAGGGACGTCCAGGTTGTACCATGTTTCGCCCGCGTAACTGAACGCATACGTGGTCGCGTACTGCACGCCCGCGATCCAGGCGCTCACCTCCGTGCCCGGGGGCACGTTGGAGCCTCCCTGCTTGACCGTGCCGTAGAACTTGCACGGCAGCGGGGGCACGGCGCTCACGGGTGTCGCCGGAAGCAGATACCCAACGAGCAGGGCCGCGATGAACACCCCAACCAGGAGTAGTCTGATCACTCGTTTCATACGGCGCTCCTTAATTCGTAACCGTCAAGGTGCAATCCTGCGTTACGTAAATCCAATAGGCCCTTCCCGGCTGAATCTGCGACAGGTCATTCAGGAACGGCGGCAACGATGTATCGTACACCTTCCACGGGTCGGCGTCGTCAAAGGCGTCATAAGTATACACCTTTGTGTACTTCCCCGCAATGGTCGCCAGCGCATCGGCCACCGATTTGGCCGTCTGGCCTGGGTAGCCCACCAGGTTCGCGCCCGTCTTGAGCGGAATGGCCGTGGACGCGGCCCACGAGCCGCTGACCGTCCACGTGGTGCTCTGCGTAGCCCAGAGCCACAGCCCCTTGGTGTTGTTGATCTGCGTGAGGTCGTTGAGGAACGGCGGCAGGCTCACGTCGTACACCTTCCACGGGTCGGCCGTGTCAAAGGCGTCGTAGGTGTACACCTTGCCGTAGGAGCCGCTGATGGGCGCGAGGACGGTTTCCACGTTCGTGTTGGCCAGGGTGAGGGGCACGGACACGAAGTTCCAGCCCATGCGCAGCGGAATGTTGAAGTTCGCGCTGCTGCCGCCGCCCTTGCTCACGTCCACGAAGTGGATGTACTCGTCGCCGTCGTTGTTGCAGTCCAGGCGAAAGTCGCTGGCGCCCAGCAGGCCGTTGGCCATGCGCGCGTCGGTGATGACGAAGGTATGGGTCTTCCACGTGCGCGAGTTCGTCTTGACCACAATATCCGTGCTCCGCTGTACGCCGCCGACCGCGTCGTAGTCTATCTTCCACGAGTCGGTGCCATAGTCAAAATACGTAACCTTGATGGTAACCGTGTTGCTCCCGCCGAACAGGAACCCGTCGTCTATCTTGAACCACATGTAGCGGTTGCCGCTGGCCTGGTCGGTGCGGCGGGTGATCCACGACTCCTTGCCTGCCCAAGCCCCGCCCAGGTTGACGTTGGTCTGGATGTTCGTGTTATACGATGAGTACCCTTTGGGCACCAGCGAGTTGACCAGCGCAGCCTGGCTACCATCGTCAGGGTCTATGCCGCCGCGGTAGGTAACGACTTTGGTGCGCCCGCCAGCGATGGAGTCATCCTGGTACAGATAGTAGGAGTAGTTGCCCCACTGGGGATACCACGTGTAGCCCGAGTCGCGCATGGCCACCCAAACGCTGGGGGCGTTGGCGGCCGTCTTGCCGAAGTAGGGCAACGCCCAGCGGAAGTAGTCCATCACCTCGGTGCGGGGGTTGCCGCTGGGATCGGCAAACATCCACCCGCGCCAATCGGTGAGCGTGTAGTCCACGGTGAGATAATCCACGGGATGCGACTGGTTGTCCACCTGATGCCCCAGCGCTCCCAGAAGCCCCCAATACGCCAGGTACTCGTGAGGGGTGAGATACCAGTAGGCTTCGTGGCCCACCGGTAACGTTCCCTGCACGGAAATCAGCGGGTCCAGGCGGCCACACCCCGCCTGCGAATATGGCGGCGTGATGACGACGGCGTCCTCATCGGCCAGAAGCCCCGCCACCATGTTGCCAACCCCCATGGGCGCCACGTCGGACATGATTTCCGAACGGTTGCAGCGGTGCGTGTACGTGGGCGCGTTGAGGATCATGACGGACTTGGACGGCCAGCGGGTGCTGTTGCCGGTCCCCCCGAACGCGATGGCATAGGCGCGCGCGGTCTCGCGCACATAAGCGCGCCACAGGTCGTAGGTCAAGCCCGCATTCTGGAACGCGGCGTCATAGGCATCGTCGCCGGGCTGTGTCTCGCCGTAAAGCCCGGTGCCCGCAAGGATGAATTCCACGCGCGGGTCGTCCTTGTACCGCGCGCCCAGGGCGTAGATGAAGTTGAAGTAGCGGGTCTGATAGCAGGAATTGTGATACTTGATGGCCTCCAGCGGTGGATAGTCGGTGCTGCTGTAGCCCGAACTGGCCGTGGCGGTAAAGATGAGGCCAGGGCATGCGGTTCGGACCCAGTCGGGGATGACCACGCCGCCCCGGCGTCCGTTGTACGTAACGATGTGCAGGCCGACCGGTTTCCCCTTGGCGCTCGCCGCGGCCAGGTAATTGTCTATCCTGCTCCAGTCATAAACGCCTTCGGAAGGCTCCAATTGCTTCCAGGTGAACGTCTGGTGCCCGCCGAGGATGGGATAGAAGCCCGGGTCCAGGTTGTCCGCATCGCGCGCGATGTAAACGCCTGGGCGCCCTCCGCCCGGAATCACCGCCGCGTCCACGCCGTCGGGGTCGCCGAGGACGCGGATGCCGCTCAGAACGATCGTGTCGCCCGCTTCAGGATCAGCGGCCGCAACGGGCCCCACCAACGGCATCATCAGAGGGCCAAGCAGCGCCCCCAACAAAGCGATCCAAAGCCATGTTCTACGTCCCATATGTTCCTTGATCCTCCATGCTGTTCAGGGTACGGGTTGATTATAGGCGGAAGTCGCCGCGCTCCAAACCACCTACGGAGGCGGAGTCGGTTTCATCTTGTGTTGGTCAACCGCATGCCCCCTCTTCGTGCGTCATTGCGAGCGAAGCCAAGCCATCTCACCAACCTCACCCCCTCAGTCCCCCTCTAGGGGGCGGCCGCAGGCCGGGGGTGAGGTGTGCCAACCGCCGCTTCGCTGCTCAGAAGGACAGTCTTACGGGTGCCCGAAATCCTGGCCCGACTACCGAGGCCCCCTGAAGAACTCGCGGACGGCGCCCGCCACCTCATCCACCTGCGCCTCGGTCATCTCGGCGAACATGGGCAGCGAGAGAATCTCGCCCGCCAGGCGCTCGGTAACCGGGAACTGCCCCTTGCGGAAGCCCAGCCCCTGGTACGCCTCGGTCAGCGGCAGCGGGATGGGATAGTGCATTCCCGTGCCGATGCCGCGGCCCGCCAGGAAGTCGCGCAGGGCGTCTCGGCGCTCCGTGCGAATCACATACAGATGGTAAACGTGCTCCACGCCGGGCATCACGAAAGGCCGCACCACTGGCAAATCGGCCAAACGCTCTTCGTACCATGCGGCCACCTGCCTCCGTCGGGCGTTCCATCCGTCCAGGTGGCGCAACTTCACGCGCAGCACCGCCGCCTGCAGGGTGTCCAGTCGGCTGCAATAGCCCTCCATAACGTGCTCGTACTTGCTCTTCTGACCGTGATTGCGCAGGAGGACCAACTGCCGCGCCAGGGCCTCGTCATCGGTTACGACCGCGCCACCGTCGCCGTAAGCGCCCAGGTTCTTGGCCGGATAGAAACTGAAGGCGGCCAGGTGCCCCATGCTCCCCGCGCGGCGCCCCTTGTACCGCGCGCCATGGGCCTGGCACGCGTCCTCCATGACGAGGAGATTGTGCCTGCGCGCCGTGTCCAGGATCGGCTCCATGTCGGCAGGCTGGCCGTACAGGTGGACAGGCAGAATGGCACGGGTGCGCGGCGTGATGGCTTCCTCCAGCAGGGCCGGGTTCAGGTTGTACGTCCGCTCGTCCACATCCACCAGGCGGAATGCCGCGCCGGTCTGGCTGATGGCTTCCGTGGTGGCAATGAACGTGTTGGCGGCGGTGATCACCTCGTCGCCCGGGCCGATGCCCGCCGCCAGCAGCCCCAGGCGCAGCGCGTCGGTGCCGTTGGCAACGCTGATGGCGTGGCGCACCTCGCAGAAACGGGCGAACTCGGCCTCAAACTCCGAAACGGCCTGCCCCAAGATAAAATCGCAGCGATCCACCACGGCCTGGATCGCCCGATCTATCTCGGGCTTCAGCGTCGCGTACTGGGCCTTCAAATCTACGAAAGGTACAGCCATGTTGTTTCCCCCTTCTCTAACGATTCAGCGCGCTGCCTGGATACGGCAGCGGCCCATTGCTCACCGCGGAGTCGCACGGAGCAGTCAGAACCCGTACCCCTCCGAACCGGCGGCAACGCGGGCCAGGTAGTCCCGAATCACCTCGTGGATGCGCGTGGGCGGCACCGTGTAGGGCCTGAACGCCATGGAGCGCGCCCGCCGCAAATCGGACTCCAAGTCGGCCAGGCGCTTGCACCAGATCAGGTGGCCCTGGCGCTCCATGTGGCCCAGCAAGTCGTCCTGGTGGCGGTCGTAGCGGTCCGGGTTGCTCAGAGCCACCAGCGGCTTGCCCATGCTCGCCACCTCTACGACCGTCCCCAGGCCGCCGTGCGACACGATGACATCGGCCTGGCGGTAGTACGGCTCCAGCGAGGGCGCGTTGCGGAACCAGCGCAGGTTGCGCGGCTCGTAGCGCCCGCGCCCGATCTGCGCCACGACTTCCTCGCCCAGCCGCGGCGCGATGCGATCCATCTCCTCCACCAGCGCGTCAAAATCGGTCGTGCCGACGGTTACGAAGATCATCACCACAGCCTCCCCGCATAGACGGCCCTCGGATACTTCTCCAGCAGCGGCTCCCATTGCACCAGGAACAGGTCAGCCAGGCGGTACATGATTCGGCCGGTGGTGGACAGCGCCGTAACCCGCGAGCCGGTCTCCACGAAGATGACCTTGACGCCCATCAGTTTGCACACCAGCGCCACCGGCACGGCCACGCTCGGCCCTGTGCTGATCATCGCCAGCGGGCGGAACCGCCGCACCGCGCGCCACGCCTGCCACGCGCACACCAGGAACTTGCGCACATCGTTGGGCAGGTTGTGAGCCTTGTCGCGCGGGCGAATCACGCGGAATATCGGCCCAGGCACGGTGATCTTCTTCTCCGACAGGTCGTCGTCGGCCACCAGCACATAGCCGAACTCGTACCCCTCGCCCAGGAGTTCCACGAGGCGCACCATCTCCTTCGTGTGGCCGCCCTCGCCTAGCACCGCCAGAATCCTCATGTCGCCCTCACCTAACCCGCGATGCCCGTCGCGTGGCCAACACGCGCTCGTACACCGCCAGAATCTGTCGGGCCGTGGCCTCCAGCGACAGGTGCGCCACGCGCTGCCGACCGTCGGTGCGGCCCCCGCGCGCCAGGGCCAGGCGCAGTTTCGCCGCCATGTCCTCTGGCGTGCGTTCGCACAGGTAGCACCCCTCGGTGCCGCCCATGATCTCGGCCACGTCGCCCACATCCACCGAGACGATGGGCAGGTTGCACGCCATCGCCTCCTTGATGACCATCGGCGACCCCTCAAAATCCGACGCCAACGCCAGCGCGTCGCAAGCGTTCATGTACAGCGGCATCTCCGCGTGCGGGCGGTTGGACGCAATGACCAACTGCACGCGGCTGTCCTCCGACGCCAGCAGCCCCACCGCCGCCTGGATGATCTCCAGCCGCTTCTCGGGCCGCGGCTCGCCCGCAAATAGAACGAGTTTGGCGTCCGAGGGCAGCCCCAAACGGGCACGCGCCTCGGCCTGGGGCATGGGCGCGAACCGCGCCATGTCCACGCCGCACGGGATGACGACGGCATCTTCGTCGCCCAGCGCGCCCTTCACCCCGCGCGACGTAACGATAACGGCGTCCACGCGCGGCGTGATCCAGCGGCACAGGTGGCCCTGCCACCCCAGGACGACCTCAATGCCGTGGTGCGTGAGCACGACGGGCAATCGGCGCTGGCTGATCGCCACCAGCCCCGAAAACACATAGTGCGCGTGGATGAGGTCGTAGGGCGCGTGTCGGCGCAGGTGGCGGCGCAAATCGGCAAACCCGCGCGCGTAGTTCAGGCGGCTCGCCTTGCCGTCCATGAAGAACACGTCCACGTCAACCCCGAGGGCGCGCAGCGATTCCACCTGGTCGCGCACGAACGTGCCGAAGGCGGGCTTGTCCGCCGTCGGGTACATGTTCGTTACGACGAGCACGCGCATCTATCCTTGCTCCAGGAACGGGCGCTTCGCCCGAGGGTTGAACAGGAAAAGGCCGTTGATGAACGTCCGATAGCGCC
The Chloroflexota bacterium genome window above contains:
- a CDS encoding DNRLRE domain-containing protein gives rise to the protein MKRVIRLLLVGVFIAALLVGYLLPATPVSAVPPLPCKFYGTVKQGGSNVPPGTEVSAWIAGVQYATTYAFSYAGETWYNLDVPGDDPDTPGIKEGGVAGDIVSFKVGDVWADQTGVWQTGGNVNLNLTIQEPTPTPTVTGTPPTATPTNTPTNTPTATNTRTATPTASNTPTRTPTPFGTPTPTPPPVKVRLQRSASGFPLVWDSYIVEDDPDANFGPDPNRHFKIKPGLPSKKGLIKFDLSGLPSGITVVKARLGLFYLTRYGVPGNFTLSAYRLNRDWIEDQVTWNRATSAGDGFWEIPGAAGVPSDVEGAPSGSVTIGDTDNVRYEMDITALVQGWVSGIPNHGVLLVGSGPTADVRIYTSEEPNVNYRPYLDIWYVYGAPTSTPTATPAGPSPTPGPSPSATVPPSTIVLQEGLDGYDGTRDVYMREDDANTNYNTEFQRSELKLKTGNPRMRALLSFDLTGRLPQCAIITSATLELTTNYYTSDATRAMTVSLYRMRRPWVEDEATWNQAALGDPWGVPGADSASDRDFTSVASVVIANTNAKYSFDITNLVQQWADNPGENYGVLIIGTGNQTVERRFWSSEYSQSVSPRPLLRINWQPCPPTPTPTSTPTPTFTPTNTPTPTFTPTPTLTPTNTPTPTNTPTATNTPTATNTPTATPSTGRIYGTVWDDVTPDGVQTPGEPPLSGIQVRLSDLADHVLRTTYSNGLGTYDFPDLTPGWYRVSVVIPAGYYATTEPSWDVQVLAGWTIPISFGLSPMATRTPTPTPRAPKRLVLPVVMKNVRK
- a CDS encoding glycosyltransferase; this encodes MRVLVVTNMYPTADKPAFGTFVRDQVESLRALGVDVDVFFMDGKASRLNYARGFADLRRHLRRHAPYDLIHAHYVFSGLVAISQRRLPVVLTHHGIEVVLGWQGHLCRWITPRVDAVIVTSRGVKGALGDEDAVVIPCGVDMARFAPMPQAEARARLGLPSDAKLVLFAGEPRPEKRLEIIQAAVGLLASEDSRVQLVIASNRPHAEMPLYMNACDALALASDFEGSPMVIKEAMACNLPIVSVDVGDVAEIMGGTEGCYLCERTPEDMAAKLRLALARGGRTDGRQRVAHLSLEATARQILAVYERVLATRRASRVR
- a CDS encoding beta-galactosidase, which produces MGRRTWLWIALLGALLGPLMMPLVGPVAAADPEAGDTIVLSGIRVLGDPDGVDAAVIPGGGRPGVYIARDADNLDPGFYPILGGHQTFTWKQLEPSEGVYDWSRIDNYLAAASAKGKPVGLHIVTYNGRRGGVVIPDWVRTACPGLIFTATASSGYSSTDYPPLEAIKYHNSCYQTRYFNFIYALGARYKDDPRVEFILAGTGLYGETQPGDDAYDAAFQNAGLTYDLWRAYVRETARAYAIAFGGTGNSTRWPSKSVMILNAPTYTHRCNRSEIMSDVAPMGVGNMVAGLLADEDAVVITPPYSQAGCGRLDPLISVQGTLPVGHEAYWYLTPHEYLAYWGLLGALGHQVDNQSHPVDYLTVDYTLTDWRGWMFADPSGNPRTEVMDYFRWALPYFGKTAANAPSVWVAMRDSGYTWYPQWGNYSYYLYQDDSIAGGRTKVVTYRGGIDPDDGSQAALVNSLVPKGYSSYNTNIQTNVNLGGAWAGKESWITRRTDQASGNRYMWFKIDDGFLFGGSNTVTIKVTYFDYGTDSWKIDYDAVGGVQRSTDIVVKTNSRTWKTHTFVITDARMANGLLGASDFRLDCNNDGDEYIHFVDVSKGGGSSANFNIPLRMGWNFVSVPLTLANTNVETVLAPISGSYGKVYTYDAFDTADPWKVYDVSLPPFLNDLTQINNTKGLWLWATQSTTWTVSGSWAASTAIPLKTGANLVGYPGQTAKSVADALATIAGKYTKVYTYDAFDDADPWKVYDTSLPPFLNDLSQIQPGRAYWIYVTQDCTLTVTN
- a CDS encoding DegT/DnrJ/EryC1/StrS family aminotransferase, translated to MAVPFVDLKAQYATLKPEIDRAIQAVVDRCDFILGQAVSEFEAEFARFCEVRHAISVANGTDALRLGLLAAGIGPGDEVITAANTFIATTEAISQTGAAFRLVDVDERTYNLNPALLEEAITPRTRAILPVHLYGQPADMEPILDTARRHNLLVMEDACQAHGARYKGRRAGSMGHLAAFSFYPAKNLGAYGDGGAVVTDDEALARQLVLLRNHGQKSKYEHVMEGYCSRLDTLQAAVLRVKLRHLDGWNARRRQVAAWYEERLADLPVVRPFVMPGVEHVYHLYVIRTERRDALRDFLAGRGIGTGMHYPIPLPLTEAYQGLGFRKGQFPVTERLAGEILSLPMFAEMTEAQVDEVAGAVREFFRGPR
- a CDS encoding beta-1,4-galactosyltransferase, encoding MIFVTVGTTDFDALVEEMDRIAPRLGEEVVAQIGRGRYEPRNLRWFRNAPSLEPYYRQADVIVSHGGLGTVVEVASMGKPLVALSNPDRYDRHQDDLLGHMERQGHLIWCKRLADLESDLRRARSMAFRPYTVPPTRIHEVIRDYLARVAAGSEGYGF